One genomic window of Syntrophorhabdaceae bacterium includes the following:
- a CDS encoding glycosyltransferase family 2 protein codes for MKEERPTSSKFVFIMAAPVAAMVFAAIYLIVRVLLFLITDNAWYEKGLALLLLMAEVFILVHGIGYFLEILSVVLTGRDFTRKELPTEPLLSHPPVAIVMPSYKEPLEVVKNSLITFYNLSYPNKYIYFLDDTRYDVPWDTPENMEAYKKSIEELCQYVGIDLFRRKWHGAKAGIINDFMEYLDGHMREGFVFYNYSRKKKNETERYMVVFDADSNPFPDFLEPLVAHMEGRPELAFIQTPQYYINFDSNRIARAAGLQQTVFYEYICEGKASKDATFCCGTNVLFRREALKSIGGFDESSVTEDFATSLQFHLNKWKTTYINRVRTFQIGPEDLGGYFKQQFRWSLGTIGLLRKVVTTFVRRPRALTLMQWWEYFLSSTWYFIGFVFFIMMISPPIYLFFNVPVYFARPAFYFLIFVPYIVITLTTFYWTLKQRSYTIRDLLSGQLLTFITFPVFMKASILALMGFKGTFGITPKGTSRALPLLTMWPQLLLWAICFCGAIWGINRLIYEREPFAGILVNVFWCLYHAGILSSIFYFNRPVEETAPDSEKAGDLV; via the coding sequence ATGAAGGAAGAGCGTCCGACATCTTCAAAATTCGTTTTCATCATGGCGGCACCTGTTGCCGCGATGGTCTTTGCCGCCATCTATCTCATCGTGAGAGTTCTTCTTTTCCTTATCACCGATAATGCCTGGTATGAAAAGGGCCTCGCCCTCCTTCTTCTCATGGCCGAGGTGTTCATCCTCGTCCACGGCATCGGGTATTTTCTGGAGATCCTCTCCGTGGTATTGACAGGCAGGGACTTCACCCGCAAGGAGCTCCCGACGGAGCCCCTTCTGTCCCATCCGCCCGTAGCGATAGTCATGCCCTCCTATAAGGAACCCCTGGAGGTGGTCAAGAACTCTCTCATCACCTTCTACAACCTCTCTTATCCCAACAAGTACATCTACTTCCTCGACGATACCCGCTATGATGTCCCCTGGGATACACCAGAGAACATGGAGGCCTACAAAAAGTCTATAGAGGAGCTCTGCCAGTACGTGGGCATCGATCTCTTTCGGAGGAAATGGCACGGCGCCAAGGCGGGCATCATCAACGATTTTATGGAGTACCTCGACGGACACATGAGAGAGGGGTTCGTCTTTTACAATTATTCCAGGAAGAAAAAAAATGAAACAGAGAGATACATGGTCGTCTTTGACGCCGATTCCAATCCCTTTCCCGATTTCCTCGAGCCCCTCGTCGCCCACATGGAGGGCAGGCCCGAGCTTGCCTTTATCCAAACCCCTCAGTACTACATCAATTTCGATTCCAACCGTATCGCCCGGGCCGCCGGTCTGCAACAGACCGTCTTCTACGAATACATATGCGAGGGCAAGGCCTCGAAAGACGCCACCTTCTGCTGCGGCACCAATGTGCTTTTCCGCCGCGAGGCGCTTAAAAGCATCGGGGGGTTCGACGAGTCGTCCGTCACGGAAGATTTCGCCACCTCCCTTCAGTTTCACCTCAACAAGTGGAAGACGACATACATTAACCGGGTGCGCACCTTCCAGATAGGCCCGGAGGACCTGGGAGGCTATTTTAAGCAGCAGTTCAGGTGGTCCCTGGGGACAATCGGGCTCCTCAGGAAGGTCGTAACAACCTTTGTTCGAAGGCCGCGTGCCCTCACCCTCATGCAGTGGTGGGAATATTTCCTGTCGAGCACGTGGTACTTCATAGGTTTTGTGTTCTTCATCATGATGATATCCCCTCCGATCTATCTCTTTTTCAACGTCCCCGTGTATTTCGCGCGGCCCGCTTTCTACTTCCTCATCTTTGTTCCCTACATCGTCATCACTCTCACCACATTCTACTGGACGCTGAAACAGCGCAGCTACACGATCCGTGACCTCCTGTCGGGACAGCTCCTGACCTTCATCACCTTCCCCGTTTTCATGAAGGCCAGCATCCTTGCCCTCATGGGCTTCAAGGGCACCTTCGGCATCACGCCAAAGGGCACGAGCCGGGCCCTGCCTCTTCTGACCATGTGGCCCCAGCTCCTCCTGTGGGCCATATGCTTTTGCGGGGCCATATGGGGAATCAACAGGCTGATATATGAAAGGGAACCCTTTGCTGGAATACTGGTGAACGTCTTCTGGTGTCTCTACCACGCCGGCATACTATCGTCCATATTTTACTTCAACAGGCCTGTCGAGGAAACCGCCCCTGACAGCGAAAAGGCGGGCGATCTTGTATAG